In the genome of Lactuca sativa cultivar Salinas chromosome 3, Lsat_Salinas_v11, whole genome shotgun sequence, the window aaaaaaaaaaagaattataaaaaccgatccaaccgaattgtaattagaTCAGATCATCTCGGATTTGTATTTAGTTTGAACTATTTGGATCCATATTTTAAAAATCGAAATCAAATTGACTTTACTTAATTAAATCAGATCAAACTAATCCATCCAAACAAACACCCATCATCTCTATTTCTTAAGAGATGTTATAAACATATTAACTATATAAAACTATTATGTAATTAACCACTTAACAAAAGATTAAAACTTCATACTAATACATGTCAAATCACAAAAGATTACCCATTCAATCGTTCATCTTCAACCCATCAAACTATAAGGGATCTTTGATATGACTTGTTAATAGTTTAAATATTTGAAGTAGGGATGAGCATCAATCGAACCAGTGCCAACCCGACAATCCCAAATACCGAAATGGGTGAAAAGCGATATCTAAGTATCAAACTGAACTAACATTATCGGTATCGATTTTCGCTACTAACACTGATACCGACAATATCAGATCTCGAATTTCGTGGTTTTGAAGTATCGAGTACCGTCTCATATGTTTAAATTATGTATCGACACAGGATCGAAATTTGATACCAATCATTCATCCCTATTTTGatatatattagtttaaatatttttattggacAATATTTTATTTGTGATTTAGTATGTATTAATTTGATGTTATATTTATTACtatgtttataaaaaaaaaatgattattaaagaaaaaaattaattattaaaacgAGGGTGAATCTTTCACTTTATAAACGGATTTTAAAtactaaaaaaattaaatgtaaaatgagaatgatataaaagataaaaatgaAGGAAAAAAATGTTAGTTTAGTTGATTTGGGGCATGCTTGGTGCATAACATTTGAAAGtgtttgggagcttctagcttctTGCGTTTggcaaaaaatttcgttttaaacaaaaaacatgGTTTGACATTACAAGATTTTAACATTGAGTTTAAATAAAACGTTCTAAATCTAAAAGATATCTCATATAttgtttaacaaaacgctactagCTACCAGTTACTAGCTACTCGCTACACGCTACTTGTTGCCAACTAACTTGCGAAACATGTCCTTAAATGGCAGGCCCATGCACAAGTGTAGGAAGAAAGGTTGTTTAAAAGATTTTACACATATGTCATAGAGTCATATGTTTAGAATTATAGATTTAAATAAAGGGTAAAGGTGGTAAAACAATTAAATTTAAGTGGATGGATCAAAAGTTGCAGCGGAAGAATCACTCCCCATTCCAAATATAGTAAGAATACAAAGTCAATAAGGCCTTAAACGGGCTAGAAGTATACAACAGAAATAAGCTCAAATTGGGCTAAATTTAGACAAATAATATGCACTAATACCCATGTCTGGTAATGTTATTTGTGACTATCTTTCTAGTACAGTGTGATTATGTCAAGTGGGAGAATGTACTGCTCATAACTTCATATTATATTGCTTAGGACTATATATCTCTTGGATTGGCCGACCACGTGCCTCATCCATTTTGGGATCGTTTGCCAAATCCACTatgtttttttattgatataCAAACTTTACTCATATGATTTTATCCTTGTTaggcaaaaaaataataataatgtttatATACGTACAAATCTGTAAATATTAATTATCAATAAGAATATTAACACCTAAAAAGTAAAATATTAATTAGTGGGAGTTCGGTAAGTTTAGTTTAACAAGTGTAAGaagtataatatatattttatataagaTATAAGAATATATCGTTATAAACGCacgataaaatatatattttccaagACTAATCATATAAAAAAATATGAGGTGTTTATGCTCCAACGGCAAATGGTTTGGAAGTAATATGATTAATTTAAAGTAAATGCGGGACGTGACCTCTTTCTTTTTTCCGCACGCCACTAGGCAGATTAGCACGACAACTTTGACGAGCAACCTCGTTAGTCTGACCTTATTAAACTTCGGTTTGAATCAGCCTGGCTATAAGTacctcacacacacactctcttctcTTCACTGCATCTGCTTCTGCTGCATCAATCTAAGCTTCAAACATGGCGAAATCACCAGAGTCAGAGCATCCCATCAAGGCCTACGGTTATGCTGCCCGCGACACTTCTGGAACCTTCTCACCCCTCACCTTCTCCCGAAGGTAAGCACTTCAGAGACTACAAATCCAACTATGGttcttttagttttattttctaTCATTCCTATTTTGATTCCACTAACAAGAATGGTTGCTTTGACTAGTGTAAGTTGAAAAGTAAAGTTATTTGTGTGACGTCATTTGTCATTGATTTGTTACAGAGCTACAAGGGATAAAGACGTgagattcaaagttttgtatTGTGGAATCTGCCATTCTGATCTTCATTTTGCCAAGAACGAATGGGGAGTGACTACCTATCCGGTAGTTCCAGGGTACAGCTTCTATATATGACCCCTTTTATTTTTAAACTGTTAGAACTACAATATGAATATGTACGCATATATTTATCGATCTTATAATGACAAATGAAGGCATGAGATTGTGGGTGTCGTGACAGAAGTAGGAAGCAAAGTAAAGACATTCAAAGTTGGTGAAACAGTTGGTGTTGGATGCTTGGTGGGATCATGCAGATCATGTCAAAGCTGTTCTAACAATCTTGAACAATTCTGTCCGAAGATGACCTTCACTTATGCTTTTCCTAATTATTCCGATGGCACAATCACATACGGTGGCTACTCTGATCACATGGTTGCTGATGAGCACTTCGTGTTGCATTGGCCAGACAATTTGCCACTTGACTCCGGTGCACCATTATTATGTGCTGGGATCACAACTTACAGCCCCCTCAAACACTACGGACTAGACAAGCCTGGTATGAAGATCGGGATAGTTGGTCTTGGTGGCCTCGGTCATGTTGCAGTGAAGATAGCCAAGGCTTTGGGGGCAGAAGTTACGGTTTTTAGTACGACCCCAGACAAGAAGGAGGAAGCGCTCGATGGACTTAAAGCTGACCATTTCATAGTTAGCAAAGACATGGACCAAATGCAGGTCAATGGCACTCTAAATTTCATCTATAATTTATATACTAGTTGGAACAAATTATTTGTttccattacaaaaatagtaaagGGTTTGAATATCAATTCCAATGTGGATTGAGCTTTATTCAGTGCACTTGCCTCTTATCCCAACCACTATAATGTGCCACTATTGTACTTTATTTATATCTTAGATGATCTTGATATGGGTGGGGTTAGGGGTGGTGTGGGCCGGCTCAAAGAATAATCCTTTTTGCataaactaattatttatatatttgccTAACTTGTGTATATTGATTTTGTGAGTAGGCTGCTACTGGAACGCTCGATGGTATCTTAGATACGGTTTCTGCATCTCATCCGATTGTGCCGTTTCTTAATATTCTGAAAACTGATGGAAAGCTTGTTCTTGTTGGTATGCCTGGGGTGCCACATGAGCTACCAGCATTTCCTTTGGTCTTAGGTAACTAGTTCAACTTAACTTGGTCCATATTATTTTTTTTGGTATCGGTCCTACATTAGCTCATACAGTCCCATCTGCATCTATATATGTTTGGACTCTTTTTTATGTCGCTATCTCCCTTTAGAACCTCTCATTGAGAGAATATGAAGTACTTCTCATATCAGTATCGGGGTCTAGCACCTAATCTCTAGGATTGAATACATGTTTGGTCAAATCACATCGGCCATCACTTCATGTGAAGGCTATTTTGGTGTGGCACATTGTCTACACATAGTATCCATATGTttgagtctctctctctctctctctctctctctctctctctctctctctctctctctctctctctctctctctctctctctctctctctctctctctctcacacacacacacacacacacacacacacacacacacacacacacacacacacacacacacacacacacacacacacacacacacacacacacaaagataACTATAGACTTCACATATTATGACATCCATAATAGACTTCACATGAAGTGATGGCATTGTCTACACATAGTatccatatctctctctctctctctctctctctctcacacacacacacacacacacacacaaagataACTATAGACTTCACATATTATGACATCCATAATGTAATGAACTTCCTAAAATCCAATGTATTTCCACATTATCATTATATATTCTATATAActctttatctttttttttgCATTATATTATCATTATATATTCTATATAActctttatctttttttttccaTATAATGCAGTGAACTTACAAAGTTCAATGGaccatatttaaatatttatttaagtaTTAGAAAaccttattattataatttttcttCCATTGAAGGGTATATTTATTTAAGTATTAGAAAaccttattattataatttttcttCCATTGAAGGGTTCAATGAACACCAAATTAATTTAATAGCAATGAAGAATTTTGTAGAATTTCATTCATTGAATGACTACTAGATTTGTCACATCATTCAACTCTTTCATTCAACTCTCcattatgaatgctttaatttgTGCTGACAAAAAGTGATTCAACCAAACCCATTTAAAACACGATCTGACTTTAGCCATGTCAATATTTTAGTCATaataatcattttttattttttatttaatttagtaTGGATAGATAACTGTTTtatatctaataaataaaaatagaacgCAATTCATTAACTTGTATTTGATTTCTCGTATTTTCACATGAGGAATCCTTTTACTTAAATGGATCAATCAGGTTTCAATCCTATTTATTTAACATTGTTTATTACGAAAAGAATtacttaaaagttgaaaaatccCAACCCTTTTAATTAAACATGTCAACCTGAACCTAACATGACTTATTTCTGCCCGTAGGTGAAATACCTCAAATGTAGGGCTCAACGAGTCTAGTTTAATCTCCCATCGTCCTAACTACCTCTTTATATGTTAGATGTTAGATTGTGCCTCTCTCTTAGACTCAAGACTCCATATATCTAACTAGTTTCGAAATTGGTTGTTTGATTGTATAAATTCTAGAGTAATGGTTTAAAAATTGATAGGGAGGAAGATTGTTGGTGGTAGTAATATTGGAGGACTGAAAGAGACTCAAGAGATGCTTGATTTTTGTGCAAAACATGGAATTACAGCAGATATAGAGGTTATCCCAATAGATTATGTGAATACAGCCATGGATCGTCTCTTGAAATCTGATGTTAGATATCGCTTTGTGATCGATGTTGCAAATTCCATAAAGGCTCCATCAGAGTTGAGATCCAGAGTATGAGGTTGATGAAGGTGTCCGACAGAACTTGGTTATCAGTAAATATGaatcattatatttaattataagcTTTTTGTTAGAGCTTTGTTTGCATGATGATTCACTTATTATTGTTCCATATGAAACATGTGATAATTTGAGTTCTTAGATTCTTCTAGTTTAAGAACAAACTTGTCCcattttttctaaaaagaaaagtcCATCATATATCTATATCAACGATATGCAACTGTTTTTAAATAGCAATTCCAGTCTATGCACATATTAACTGCTTTAGTTCTAGTTTTCTACATGTATTATATCATTTATACATGAGTTTTATAATTACTTATCATGCATTGAAGACATTTTTCATGGAATGTAGTCAATGTACACAACTTAGCTTGTACTTTAATGAACATATTTTTCTACGGTCAAATTCACAAAATCcttattttaataaaagaataagtttattattttttttgtcatgtgtcattAATGTAATATCATTTGTTAACCTATTGattttcaatttcaaatttcaaaattttaaatttttcattctaaatatattaaattaataacattagaataaaaaattaaataaaattaatatagattataaggtgatataattttatgtatttatttaaattaacgattataatattatataactaaaaaatatttcttaactaataatttatttaaaataattaattaataattttaaatttttactaTAAATATTTACTTAATTCTATAACCACCGTTTCCAAATGTAGTAAACTAGTTATAAATAATCATCTCAAAATCCACTTGTTACTTCCGTTTTTTTCATTATTGTCGGCCACATGCCTGCAACCCTTTGTCTCTTCATCTTTACGATTTCACACATTATAAAATTAGGCCCTTGGTGCTGTTGATAAATCCCATATTTCAATATTATTTTACATTACCGATGGGTCTTGCATCACCAATTATTACAAACTATTAATAACTATGCTTCATTCATCCCAATTATTACTAGATTCGGTATGCAATTGCAAATTGATATAAACTAGGATTTTGCGTGCAGCACCAATCCGTTTTGTAAGTTGGATTTTAACGATTGTATTGATAAAAGTTAGGTATATTTGCATTTGATGGTGTATAACCATACAAGGTTGATACCAGTGACCAACTCTAATATATATACTATCGAATGaaaatgtattatatgtgatcAAATTCATACgtaaaaaacaaacataaaaataaGCACAAAACATAAAGAAACTGATATTTTTATCGATATGTATATCAAAATAAGTAAGTAAATTTTTTTACTCAAATAAAAAAACGTATTGTATATGACATTACTCATAAGTAGGAAGCGTacataaaaataagcataaaaacgTAGAAAAAAATTACGTCAAAACGTAGACAAACTCGAATTTATACCgataaatagataaaaaaaacattgttcttttttttttttgggttcaaATTGACGAACAAAAGTTCTAAATTTACATTGAAATGTTGACCAGATTAAATTTATGCCGCACATACATAAAAGTAAGTCCATAATTTTTTTTAGGTTAACGAACGAAAATATCAAGGGAAATCGGATTATGTATACTATGTGGATAAACatgaaaaataacaaaatggaGGGAATGAAAGTGATACTTTACAAAGTTCAAAGTCGATGGgatcaaaatgaaattttaaaaaatagatgggtgaaaaatgacattttacaaagTATTTTAAAAATATAGGGTCAACGTGAAATTTAAAGGATATAGAGGTGAAAATTGTCAttattaaaagtaggtttaaaatgTTGATGGTAGAAAATGTCATTTTGTGAAGGTAGAGGGGTTAcaattgttggattagatgtctaagctcaTAATCATCATTGATATGTCTTTGATCTGATAGCAGTAtgatctttttgggttgccttcaccatagcaacttgacaggatgactttttGGAGAAAGAGTTTGATAagtgatttattgatatattatgtaacaacgtaaattttcaaacaatttttttcattttcaaacacatgtcacattttctcaaaaatctcaagtatcaaatttcaacatatatttcaaaaattgtttatcacaaatccaggatcctccgaAAACATGTCTCCAATGCGGGTGTGTGTACAATTAAGCCGATGTCTGCCCgtgatcctaagaagtacctgaaacacataatacataacacagtaagcacgaagcttagtgagttccccaaaataccacacacatcacattagcAACTCGAGGCTAACGcaatacgaccctctggtcaatgtgttccagtggagaccctccggtcctacAACTCGGGTGGAgtctccggtcctaactcagtaagctcataataataatactcagcataaatcacaaagacaaaatgcagaatatcacaatacacatataagcacataagacatctcggtcacacaaagataccactcatggtaagtatagtgagaagactcacctcgtaagaaatCGGCTAATCTCAAACTCAAATCATGGGTCTAGCCTCCTCCTAACACATACgacaattatccctaattaattaCGGCTCTCAATAAGCTAAactaacccttctacaaactcacagaagggtaaaagaccattttacctctcaatggccttaatagtcaacaaattgaccaaaccctaaaagccaaccaaaagtcaacgacagagagtacgctacgcgtaccagctctctacgttgggcgtactctgttGTCATGCATGCATTGGGGATGCTCGACCCCTACGATGCGCGTACTGgtattacgcccaacatacatccTAGTCTCACTCTTCTTACTTagttggtcttaatcagttaagaccttggctcgtATCaaagatctggactccctaatagctcttagtccataaagtcagtgactttaagcctttacatggctggaacggtcacaaacacacaaaacactcactctcTTACCTCAAAAAgcccatatctcatgcatggctggtttctaacgtccaagattggatttttatgacattataccactaaatacactcaaagggggttgatcatagtctctggagctcaatatctcataaagtctccaacttttgggacaaaaccctaaaatactctactatgatgcacaaatcaaaagagtgataaagctttgagctttatacctcaaaataaAGCTCCACACTCAGATAAGCTCAAATCCAAAGCCTAGAATCCCACTCCTTCTTTTTCAAGGCTActtcttcactccaaagaaacacaagaatactctcaaggctctcaaatgcactcacaaaCTCTAAGAACGAAAACTAAGGTGTAGGAGGGTTGTTGTTTGAGAATTGTGGCCatgaatgaggccatcatatcctttaaataggggtctcaccctaaattagggttttcactatgggcctagtacgcccagcgtactaggtggcttctaCGTCAAATGCACGcatatgagtacgctgagcgtacagtcgcgtacgccccgtgtactcattcaccaccttttttcaaaaagggactaaaatggaTAAGTACTCAAAAGACAAAGGGCTACGAGGTATACCtagactcgggatgttacaattctcccccactagaatcagacttcgccctcgaagtcatgctccgaAAATAACTCAGGATATTGCTCTCACATCTCTGACTCCGGGTCCCAAGTCGAGTCGGACCCTTTCTGATGTTGCTACTAGACCTAAACtaggggcacctctttgttcctcataACCTTCACCTTTTGGTCCAAAATCAcgatcggcctctcaatgtaattcaggctcgtatccacctgaatgtcctctaggggtaccactgccgtctcatcggttacacacttcctcaattaggacacgtggaaggtgttatgaatctggctcaactctacaggtagctccaaccggtcaCTTTGGtggtcactctgaaaggaccgatgtaccgaggccccaacttgcacagtttcctgaatcgaatcacccctttccaaggggataccttcaggagtacaaaatctctgGCCTGGAACTCTaactcggatcgtcgcctatctacataactcttctagcgactctgggtcgtcagtaacctctgtctgacttgttgaatctgctcagtagtcttcagcactatctcagtgccacccatcactcgctgccctacctctccccaacaaatgggagtgcgacacctcctcccataaagaagctcaaatggaggcataccaatactcaaatgatggttgttgttgtaataaaactcagccaagggcaaataagtgtcccaaattcctccgaagtccataacacatgcatgcagcatgtcctcaagcgtctaaatcgtccgctcgctctgtctgTCTATCTGCGATTGGTAAGCGATACTGAAATGTaaccgggtacccaactcctcatgaaatttcttccagaacctggaagtaaaactcACGTatcgatctgacactatcgaggCGGGCACTCCATGTcgagctaccacctctctcacataaaccTCGGCCAGTTTCTCTGCAGAAGAGATCTCACTGATAacgaggaagtgagcactcttcgccAGCCGGTCTACAATCACTCATATCGTGTCAACTCCACGCGTAGTcctcggtaacttggtgataaaatccatagaaatctgttcccaaTTCCATTGGGGAATCTCTAAAGGTTGTAACGGACCATATGGACGCTGGTGCTACGCCTTAACCCGaggacaggtcaagcacctctcaactacccatgccacatacatattcatacagggccaccaataatctctcttcaggtccaaatacatcttagtggcccctgggtggatcgagaatctcgatatatgagcctcctccaataaTA includes:
- the LOC111915592 gene encoding mannitol dehydrogenase, translating into MAKSPESEHPIKAYGYAARDTSGTFSPLTFSRRATRDKDVRFKVLYCGICHSDLHFAKNEWGVTTYPVVPGHEIVGVVTEVGSKVKTFKVGETVGVGCLVGSCRSCQSCSNNLEQFCPKMTFTYAFPNYSDGTITYGGYSDHMVADEHFVLHWPDNLPLDSGAPLLCAGITTYSPLKHYGLDKPGMKIGIVGLGGLGHVAVKIAKALGAEVTVFSTTPDKKEEALDGLKADHFIVSKDMDQMQAATGTLDGILDTVSASHPIVPFLNILKTDGKLVLVGMPGVPHELPAFPLVLGRKIVGGSNIGGLKETQEMLDFCAKHGITADIEVIPIDYVNTAMDRLLKSDVRYRFVIDVANSIKAPSELRSRV